In one window of Dyella thiooxydans DNA:
- a CDS encoding LytR/AlgR family response regulator transcription factor gives MTRAVVAEDEALLRSELVRQLHQVWPDLTVVAECEDGASALEAIATQQPEVAFLDIRMPGLTGMDVATAAATCSPGTQIVFTTAYHQYAIDAFERGAIDYLLKPVTPERLAATVQRVRSRLASGQLPANLGQLLRDLAQGAATTPRAPPLTWITASTGRETRLIMVDDVAYFRADHKYTVAMTADGEALLRTSLRELLEVLDANVFRQIHRSTIVNLKAIASIVRDDTGRGTVRLKQRPETLTVSAPFMTLFKTM, from the coding sequence ATGACCCGCGCCGTCGTCGCCGAAGACGAAGCCCTGCTGCGCAGCGAGCTGGTGCGCCAGCTGCACCAGGTGTGGCCGGACCTGACCGTGGTGGCCGAATGCGAGGACGGCGCCAGCGCGCTGGAAGCGATCGCCACGCAGCAGCCCGAGGTCGCCTTCCTCGACATCCGCATGCCCGGCCTGACCGGCATGGACGTCGCCACCGCAGCCGCCACCTGCAGCCCCGGCACGCAGATCGTGTTCACCACCGCCTACCACCAGTACGCCATCGACGCGTTCGAGCGTGGCGCCATCGACTATCTGCTCAAGCCGGTAACGCCGGAGCGCCTGGCCGCCACCGTGCAGCGCGTCCGGTCGCGGCTGGCCAGCGGCCAGCTGCCCGCCAACCTCGGCCAGCTGCTGCGCGATCTGGCGCAGGGCGCGGCCACCACACCGAGGGCTCCGCCATTGACCTGGATCACCGCCAGCACCGGCCGCGAGACGCGGCTCATCATGGTTGACGACGTCGCCTACTTCCGCGCCGACCACAAGTACACCGTGGCGATGACCGCCGACGGCGAGGCGCTGTTGCGCACCTCGCTGCGCGAGCTGCTCGAGGTGCTCGACGCCAACGTGTTCCGGCAGATCCACCGCTCCACCATCGTCAACCTCAAGGCGATCGCCTCGATCGTGCGCGACGACACCGGCCGCGGCACCGTGCGGCTGAAGCAGCGACCGGAAACGCTCACCGTCAGCGCGCCGTTCATGACGCTTTTCAAGACCATGTAG
- a CDS encoding sensor histidine kinase, which yields MFKSLSFVLRIALAWSAAFLVGSMFWSATPGYHDGHLIFPIYLITLAFVITGAFSHLGRVRLIAGEVDSSALANRQRRQIEIPFEAGEAFDLVDAAIRELPRIQEVESARDSLQVRAKIHRPQPYGRHWVQRLNPANWLGSLRNQITATVTPVNGTGSVTLLCEPEAAAWSDWFRVDDGTNLENAEAITRAIARRVAEHRRNEQRAAAQTATEKELTVARLNLLHAQVEPHFLYNTLASAQLLTRSEPAQADRMLGHLIQYLRHSLPSADESLSTLGDELERTRAYLEIIRIRMGARLTMEVDVPDALRAISMPPMMLQTLVENAIKHGLEPKPGGGTVWIFARRDEDRVMVTVADNGQGFGVATGGTGIGLKNVRERLRLIYGERASLSVVANVPDGVAATLAVPAVTETPSDKTRGTP from the coding sequence ATGTTCAAGAGCCTGTCCTTCGTCCTGCGCATCGCCCTGGCCTGGTCGGCGGCATTCCTGGTGGGCAGCATGTTCTGGAGCGCCACGCCGGGCTATCACGACGGCCACCTGATTTTCCCCATCTACCTCATCACGCTGGCTTTCGTGATCACCGGCGCGTTCTCGCACCTGGGCCGGGTGCGGCTGATCGCCGGGGAAGTCGACTCCAGCGCGCTGGCCAACCGGCAGCGCCGGCAGATCGAGATCCCGTTCGAGGCCGGCGAGGCGTTCGATCTGGTCGACGCGGCGATCCGCGAGCTGCCGCGCATCCAGGAAGTGGAGAGCGCCCGCGACAGCCTGCAGGTGCGCGCCAAGATCCACCGCCCGCAGCCCTACGGCCGCCACTGGGTGCAGCGGCTCAACCCGGCCAACTGGCTGGGCAGCCTGCGCAACCAGATCACCGCCACGGTCACCCCGGTCAACGGCACCGGCAGCGTCACCCTGCTGTGCGAGCCGGAGGCGGCCGCGTGGAGCGACTGGTTCCGCGTCGACGACGGCACCAACCTGGAGAACGCCGAGGCGATCACCCGCGCCATCGCCCGGCGGGTCGCCGAGCATCGCCGCAACGAGCAGCGCGCCGCAGCGCAGACGGCCACTGAGAAGGAACTCACCGTCGCCCGGCTCAACCTGCTGCACGCCCAGGTGGAACCGCACTTCCTCTACAACACGCTGGCCAGCGCGCAGCTGCTCACCCGCAGCGAGCCGGCCCAGGCCGACCGCATGCTCGGCCATCTCATCCAGTACCTGCGCCACTCGCTGCCCAGCGCCGACGAATCGCTGTCCACCCTCGGCGACGAGCTGGAGCGCACCCGCGCCTACCTGGAGATCATCCGCATCCGCATGGGCGCGCGGCTGACGATGGAGGTGGACGTGCCCGACGCGCTGCGCGCCATCTCGATGCCGCCGATGATGCTGCAGACGCTGGTGGAGAACGCCATCAAGCACGGCCTGGAGCCGAAACCCGGCGGCGGCACGGTATGGATCTTCGCCCGCCGCGACGAGGACCGCGTGATGGTCACCGTCGCCGACAACGGCCAGGGCTTCGGCGTCGCCACCGGCGGCACCGGCATCGGCCTGAAGAACGTGCGCGAACGGCTGCGCCTGATCTACGGCGAGCGTGCCTCACTGTCGGTGGTCGCCAACGTGCCCGACGGCGTCGCCGCCACCCTCGCCGTGCCGGCGGTCACCGAGACACCGAGCGACAAGACCCGGGGGACGCCATGA
- a CDS encoding carbohydrate porin: MPHRYALALAALLALAATRARADDAPWARTTLTYDGAAIGNLEGGAARSSTYVGNLRLRSLLDLQRAAGWTGTHAYVDALWIHGGQPDAFVGDATGVNNLAAPPNLQLEEAWIEHNLARADVSLLAGLYDVNSEFDRTQSGGLFLNSSFGIGPEFSQTGVDGPSIFPRTALGARIAYKPAAGVVLRAAVLDGVPLIRSGDRLRAFQAGDGRLYVAELALLDRPGARRAPDARFRIGRNAMLPMYEGKLAIGAWHYTTTFDRLVPAGSRTTQHGATGYYAVADRTVVHDPHDSDRSLSLFAQLGAGDPDVARFGRYFGAGAVLAGPFASRRQDELGLAVAVARNGRPWRQQQAPRPTTATERSIELSYLAQARDWLAVQPDLQYVIHPDTDPTVRNALVFTLRFELSTGL; the protein is encoded by the coding sequence ATGCCCCACCGCTACGCCCTTGCACTGGCTGCGCTGCTGGCGCTGGCGGCGACCCGCGCACGCGCCGACGACGCGCCCTGGGCCCGCACCACGCTGACCTACGACGGCGCCGCCATCGGCAACCTCGAGGGCGGCGCGGCGCGCTCGTCCACCTACGTCGGCAACCTGCGCCTGCGCAGCCTGCTGGACCTGCAGCGCGCCGCCGGCTGGACCGGCACCCACGCCTACGTCGATGCGCTGTGGATCCACGGCGGCCAGCCCGATGCCTTCGTCGGCGACGCGACGGGCGTGAACAACCTGGCCGCGCCGCCCAACCTGCAGCTGGAAGAGGCGTGGATCGAGCACAACCTCGCCCGTGCCGACGTCTCGCTGCTGGCCGGCCTGTACGACGTCAACAGCGAGTTCGACCGCACCCAGTCCGGCGGGCTGTTCCTCAACAGTTCGTTCGGCATCGGTCCGGAGTTCTCGCAGACCGGCGTCGACGGTCCGTCGATCTTCCCGCGCACCGCGCTGGGTGCGCGCATCGCCTACAAGCCGGCGGCCGGCGTGGTGCTGCGCGCGGCGGTGCTCGACGGCGTGCCGCTGATCCGCAGCGGCGACCGCCTGCGCGCCTTCCAGGCCGGCGACGGCCGACTGTACGTGGCCGAGCTGGCCCTGCTCGACCGCCCCGGCGCGCGGCGGGCTCCCGACGCGCGCTTCCGCATCGGTCGCAACGCCATGCTGCCGATGTACGAGGGCAAGCTCGCCATCGGCGCCTGGCACTACACCACCACGTTCGACCGCCTGGTGCCGGCCGGCAGTCGCACCACGCAGCACGGCGCCACCGGCTACTACGCCGTGGCCGACCGCACCGTGGTGCACGATCCGCACGACAGCGATCGCAGCCTGTCGCTATTCGCGCAGCTCGGCGCGGGCGACCCGGACGTGGCGCGCTTCGGCCGCTACTTCGGTGCCGGCGCCGTGCTGGCCGGACCGTTCGCTTCGCGCCGCCAGGACGAACTCGGCCTGGCCGTCGCGGTGGCGCGCAACGGCCGCCCCTGGCGCCAGCAACAGGCTCCGCGGCCGACCACCGCCACCGAACGCTCGATCGAACTGAGCTACCTGGCGCAGGCCCGGGACTGGCTCGCGGTGCAACCAGACCTGCAGTACGTGATCCACCCGGACACCGATCCCACCGTGCGCAATGCACTGGTGTTCACCCTGCGCTTCGAGCTGTCCACCGGGCTGTGA